TTGATAATGGCAAAACCGCCGGCCATATCACCATACAGGGTACTGTAGCCGATAGCGGTTTCGCTTTTATTGCTGGTATTAAGCACCAGCCAGTGAAATTTATTGGAAAGGGCCATAAGCAGATTGCCCCGGATACGCGCCTGAATATTTTCTTCGGTAGTGTCAGTTTCAGTTCCGGCAAATACCTCTGAAAGGGTACTCAGAAAGGATTTGAAAATGGGGTCTATGGGGATTTGCAGGGTTTTTATACCCAGGTTTTCCGCCAGACGCAAACTGTCTGAAATACTGCCTGCGGAAGAATAACGGGAGGGCATAATAACCCCCACTACATTATCCGCACCTAAGGCATCTGTGGCTATAGCAGCTACCAGACTGGAATCTATCCCCCCGGAAAGACCGATAACCACCTTCTTAAAGCCGTTTTTATTTATGTAATCTTTAGTACCCAGTAAAAGCGCCTGATAAACCTCTGCATCAGCATCCAGAGGGACACTGTCACTATTTTCAAACGGCAGTTTTGGTTCACTAAGACCTGATGCTGAAACAAAGATAGAGTCCGGGATTTCAGTGCTCATATCTCCTTGCCGGGTTAAAGCCGGTATATCCAGGTCCAGCACCAGCAAATCTTCCTGAAACTGTTTTCCCCTTAACACCAGATTGCCAGTATAGTCAAAAACATTGCTGGCACCGTCAAATACCAGCTCATCCTGACCGCCCACCATATTGGTATAGGCAATATAGACCCGGTTTTCCCGGGCGCGGTCTGAGAGCATCTTTTCACGCTGGTTTCTTTTGCCAAAATGATAGGGCGAAGCACTGATATTGATAATCAGCTCCGCCCCTTTGTTGGACTGAGCGGTAGACGGGCCTGAGGCAAACCAGATATCTTCACAGATATTCACCCCCACCCGAAGCCCGCAGATTGTATACACAGGGCAGCGGTTACCCGGCAGAAAATAACGGTTCTCATCAAACACGCCGTAATTAGGCAGGAATATTTTATGATAACTGTCAATCAGGCTGGCATTATGAATAATGGCGGCAGAGTTATGCAGACCGTTATGGGAATCCACATACCCCACAATAACCGTAATACCCTCTGAGGCTTTGATAACAGAGTCAAGCGAGTGAAGATTACCTTCAACAAAACGGGGTTTATGGAGTAAATCTTCGGGCGGATAGCCGCAGATGGCCAGTTCGGGAAAAACTATTACGTCTGCGCCAAGTGAACGAGCCTCTTGAAT
This sequence is a window from Dehalococcoides mccartyi 195. Protein-coding genes within it:
- a CDS encoding NAD+ synthase, whose amino-acid sequence is MGKLRLAMAQIDSVVGDLAGNTACIIRHIQEARSLGADVIVFPELAICGYPPEDLLHKPRFVEGNLHSLDSVIKASEGITVIVGYVDSHNGLHNSAAIIHNASLIDSYHKIFLPNYGVFDENRYFLPGNRCPVYTICGLRVGVNICEDIWFASGPSTAQSNKGAELIINISASPYHFGKRNQREKMLSDRARENRVYIAYTNMVGGQDELVFDGASNVFDYTGNLVLRGKQFQEDLLVLDLDIPALTRQGDMSTEIPDSIFVSASGLSEPKLPFENSDSVPLDADAEVYQALLLGTKDYINKNGFKKVVIGLSGGIDSSLVAAIATDALGADNVVGVIMPSRYSSAGSISDSLRLAENLGIKTLQIPIDPIFKSFLSTLSEVFAGTETDTTEENIQARIRGNLLMALSNKFHWLVLNTSNKSETAIGYSTLYGDMAGGFAIIKDVPKVLVYRLAHNRNKSAGFELIPHNVLTKPPSAELKPNQLDTDSLPPYELLDPILEAYVEQDKSIDQIVALGFEESIVKRVVKMVDRSEYKRRQAPPGIKITPKAFGRDRRLPITNRYNHVG